The proteins below come from a single Cryptococcus gattii WM276 chromosome D, complete sequence genomic window:
- a CDS encoding calcium-transporting ATPase, putative (Similar to TIGR gene model, INSD accession AAW46512.1~Probable calcium-transporting ATPase KIAA0703): MDHRSRAPSASRRRSPPPNRPSPPPPASAAFPGASTASTSASSYRVSRRPFSAAPPAPPAPPAFAPDPTMGGLVDSGGRNDRGPSHAAESPAGNGGYAYSTTLRRQVSADVFPHRRREPSPLTASPRAAREFAHRDDGLLDRAIAAGRRLVGKKDYEALRIEEQEKRLSTERRQRETPSAIYAHKSIQETLEIFATHPTDGLANSAIAPLLARYGPNEFQVPPSDPLYLKFAKQVYENPLILLLLGSSVVSALMGQFDDAVCVIMAVTIVLTVGFVQEQRSEKSLEALNKLVPHYCHLIRNGTPLSPLANALLPGDLVTFSVGDRIPADIRLITANHLEIDESALTGETRPARKNTQVCERGEGEDTHGEGGGKALGERHCMAFMGTLVRSGNGSGIVVGTGKDTEFGVIFSMMQDVEEKRTPLQLDMDDLAKQLSIFSFIVIGFIVLIGVIQKRDWLEMFTIGVSLAVAAIPEGLPIVTTVTLALGVLRMSRRKAIVKKLPSVEALGSVSVICSDKTGTLTKNEMTVTHMYSVDELVDLTPHLNATSPYGPRRPDSQQLWIPPALLKVALVGSLCNDAFKNDQGTNVGQATEVALLNILPVLKTEDQRKNFVRKSEIPFSSETKTMSVTGSLNNASDMVFLKGAVEQVIAKCRYYYVTDSSTPALDAATQKIILDRAMEVSKRGLRVIAMAYGFPGRADDEQQQPNNLVFVGFEAMMDPPRNGVAHAVTALHGAGVQIVMITGDAEPTAVAIAKQLGLKVSASTSGTLNNNSGDGGGGDPHALPAGGSSCILGSQIDQMTERELVERVSSITVYARTTPRHKMAIVKAWQMRGAVVAMTGDGVNDSPALKMADIGISMGKSGTDVAKEAADVILVDDDFSSILPAVEEGKSIFYNIQNFLSFQLSTAVAALSLITLSTVFKLASPLNAMQILFINILMDGPPAQALGVDPVDKEIMRQPPRKKGGHVLSTRVIYRVLFSAAMIVLGTLWIYTVETSDGSMSRRDQTMTFTVFVFLDLVSALQNRGLTTPMFRNRMLFLTISVSFICQLALIYIPLLQHIFQTEALSARDLFMLLGLAGTSMGLHEGRRWWERKQVEAEILEKSVEAMV; encoded by the exons ATGGACCACCGCTCCCGCGCCCCCTCTGCCTCGAGACGGCGCTCCCCCCCCCCGAACCGCCCGAGCCCCCCCCCGCCCGCCTCCGCCGCCTTCCCCGGCGCCAGCACTGCCTCCACCTCTGCGTCGTCGTACCGCGTGTCCCGCCGGCCCTTCAGCGCTgccccccccgccccccccgcccccccCGCCTTCGCCCCCGACCCGACCATGGGCGGCCTCGTGGACAGCGGGGGCCGGAACGATCGAGGCCCGAGCCACGCCGCCGAGTCCCCCGCGGGCAACGGCGGCTACGCGTACTCCACCACCCTCAGGCGCCAGGTCTCCGCCGACGTCTTCCCCCACCGCCGCAGGGAGCCCAGCCCGCTCACCGCCAGCCCGCGTGCGGCGCGCGAATTCGCACACCGCGACGACGGCCTGCTCGACAGGGCCATCGCCGCCGGCAGGCGACTCGTGGGCAAGAAGGACTACGAGGCGCTGCGCATCGAAGAGCAGGAGAAGAGACTCTCCACAGAGAGAAGGCAGCGCGAGACACCCAGCGCGATATATGCGCACAAATCTATCCAG GAAACACTGGAGATCTTTGCTACACATCCCACCGACGGTCTTGCCAACTCGGCCATCGCTCCCCTCCTCGCGCGGTATGGGCCCAACGAATTTCAAGTCCCGCCTTCAGACCCGCTGTACCTCAAGTTTGCCAAGCAGGTCTACGAGAACCCGTTGATTCTGCTGCTCCTTGGAAGCAGCGTTGTCAGTGCGCTCATGGGACAGTTTGATGATGCAGTCTGTGTCATCATGGCCGTCACCATCGTCTTGACCGTCGGTTTTGTCCAAGAACAACGGTCAGAAAAGTCGCTCGAAGCGCTGAACAAACTTGTCCCGCATTACTGTCACCTCATCCGAAACGGTACCCCGCTCAGCCCGCTCGCCAACGCCCTCTTACCTGGCGACCTCGTCACTTTTTCCGTCGGAGACCGCATCCCCGCCGATATCCGGCTGATTACCGCCAACCATCTTGAGATTGACGAATCTGCGTTGACCGGAGAAACACGGCCAGCGAGGAAGAACACCCAAGTCTGCGAGAGGGGCGAGGGAGAAGATACCCATGGAGAAGGCGGAGGCAAGGCGTTGGGCGAGAGGCATTGTATGGCGTTCATGGGTACTCTAGTCAGAAGCG GAAACGGATCAGGTATCGTCGTCGGCACAGGTAAAGATACTGAATTCGGTGTCATCTTCTCAATGATGCAAGACGTCGAAGAGAAGCGTACTCCTCTACAACTCGATATGGATGATCTCGCCAAGCAGctctccatcttttcctttaTTGTCATCGGCTTTATCGTACTTATTGGTGTCATTCAAAAAAGAGACTGGCTCGAGATGTTCACTATCGGAG TGTCCCTTGCCGTTGCTGCCATTCCCGAGGGTCTTCCAATCGTCACCACCGTCACACTCGCGCTTGGTGTCTTGAGAATGTCAAGACGCAAGGCAATCGTCAAGAAACTGCCTAGTGTGGAAGCATTGGGAAGTGTCAGCGTGATCTGTTCCGACAAGACTG GTACATTGACCAAGAACGAGATGACAGTCACACACATGTACTCGGTTGACGAACTTGTGGATCTCACTCCTCACCTCAACGCCACCTCCCCATATGGTCCCCGCCGTCCCGATAGTCAGCAACTTTGGATACCTCCCGCTTTGCTCAAAGTTGCGTTGGTAGGTAGTCTGTGCAACGACGCTTTCAAGAACGACCAAGGGACCAATGTGGGTCAAGCGACAGAGGTGGCTCTGTTGAATATCTTGCCTGTTTTGAAAACCGAAGACCAGAGAAAG AACTTTGTCAGGAAATCCGAGATCCCTTTTAGCTCGGAAACAAAGACCATGTCTGTTACCGGATCCCTCAACAACGCTTCCGACATGGTCTTCCTCAAAGGCGCCGTTGAACAGGTTATTGCGAAATGTCGATACTACTACGTCACCGACTCCTCTACTCCCGCGCTTGACGCCGCAACCCAAAAAATCATTCTGGACCGAGCTATGGAAGTTTCCAAACGCGGCTTACGAGTCATTGCCATGGCGTACGGATTTCCCGGAAGGGCCGACGAcgagcagcagcagccCAACAATCTCGTGTTTGTTGGTTTTGAAGCAATGATGGATCCTCCTCGAAACGGTGTCGCCCACGCCGTCACTGCCCTACATGGCGCAGGCGTGCAAATCGTCATGATCACTGGGGATGCTGAACCCACAGCCGTCGCCATCGCCAAACAGCTCGGCTTGAAGGTATCTGCCTCTACGTCCGGTACGctcaacaacaacagcgGCGACGGCGGTGGCGGCGACCCGCACGCACTCCCTGCTGGGGGATCGAGTTGCATCCTCGGTTCGCAGATTGATCAGATGACCGAGCGGGAGCTCGTGGAGCGAGTTTCAAGCATCACTGTCTATGCCAGGACGACCCCAAGGCACAAGATGGCCATTGTCAAGGCGTGGCAGATGCGAGGTGCGGTCGTTGCCATGACTGGTGATGGTGTGAACGATTCACCGGCGTTGAAGATGGCTGATATTGGTATCTCAATGGGCAAATCGGGTACGGACGTCGCCAAGGAAGCGGCGGATGTCATTCTCGTCGATGATGATTTCTCATCCATCTTGCCTGCCGTCGAGGAGGGTAAATCCATTTTTTACAATATTCAAAATTTCTTATCCTTCCAACTCTCCACCGCAGTCGCCGCACTTTCTCTCATCACACTCTCAACGGTTTTCAAACTCGCCAGTCCTCTTAATGCCATGCAGatcctcttcatcaacaTCCTCATGGATGGGCCCCCCGCCCAGGCTTTGGGTGTCGACCCCGTGGATAAGGAAATTATGCGTCAACCCccgaggaagaagggtggTCACGTGTTGAGCACGCGAGTGATTTACAGGGTACTTTTCTCAGCAGCAATGATCGTCCTTGGTACCTTGTGGATCTATACGGTTGAGACGAGTGATGGCAGCATGTCGCGACGGGATCAGACAATG ACTTTCACAGTGTTTGTCTTCCTCGACCTTGTATCTGCCCTCCAAAACCGTGGGCTTACCACGCCCATGTTCCGCAACCGCATGCTCTTCTTGACAATCTCAGTTTCTTTCATCTGTCAACTTGCCCTCATTTATATTCCCCTTTTACAACATATCTTCCAGACTGAGGCGCTGAGCGCGAGAGATTTGTTTATGCTGTTGGGTTTGGCTGGGACTAGCATGGGTCTGCatgaaggaagaaggtggTGGGAGAG
- a CDS encoding ATPase, putative (Similar to TIGR gene model, INSD accession AAW46511.1~Cation-transporting ATPase 4) — translation MNATISYTTAGSLESASRVRVIPKKGRGKGEIVPLDRKIAPGATEPTYSFNYQRDTYVYNRSDNAFTPIPYPCDSCPPLSIFQTSRGILTHPAAKPKSTAAEAGLPNLEALKATYGLNECHIPIPKFTELFAEHAVAPFFVFQMFCVALWCLDEYWYYSLFTAFMLVVFECTVVFQASVCKISRARVKTLQEFRTMSITPYNVQTFRDGKWVSVISSELVPGDLVSILRTNPDSGIPCDLLLLRGTCIVNEAMLSGESTPLLKESIELREGTDRLDMNGADRNNVLFSGTKALQVEKAGEGCITTPDGGCLAVVLRTGFGTTQGQLVRTMIFSTERVSANTFEAFLFIGFLLIFAIAASAYVWTKGLERGMAKGKLLLDCVLIITSVVPPELPMELSLAVNASLVALQKFAIFCTEPFRIPWAGRVDVCCFDKTGTITGEDLVVEGIAGVNAADPKALRPVTESNKETTLALAAAHALVLLDDGTIVGDPMEKTTLAALDWKLSKGDQISPISKESPYKAQIHIRRRYQFSSALKRMSTISSVSDTHGRKWVAAVKGAPETLKSMYVQVPEWYEETYRWYTRRGSRVLALGVKYMDVQADKINQIHRDDVECKLNFAGFLVFHCPLKPDAVEILKMLNDSSHRCIMITGDNPLTAVHVARDVEIVDREVMILDLKEGTSSNELVWRNVDETNIIPVNPSEPFDQSLFNKYDICITGAALKQYDALPSVTDLIKHTFVYARVSPAQKEFIITTLRSLGYITLMAGDGTNDVGALKAAHIGVALLDGSPEDLKKIAEHQKLERMKKVYEQQVRISARFNQPPPPPPPALREAYPELVKTQQEVAKAHEGAKKTNPLEKFDMTTITSKLSELDEDQDVPQIKLGDASCAAPFTSKLSNVSAISNIIRQGRCTLVATIQMYKILALNCLITAYSLSVQYLDGIKFGDYQVTITGMLMSVCFLCISRAKPVEKLSKERPLGNIFNFYVLLSVLLQFSIHIVALVYITGLSKSLEDRGEIDLEKKFEPTLLNTAIYLLGLSQQVSTFVLNFQGRPFREGIRENPPLYYGLLGVSAVAYCGATDFVPELNRWLQLVEMTTSFRFKLTMSMVLDFVLCWAIERICKVLFADLEPVEFVTRGRERREKRRAQEAKQLKEDERLRLLAEGEKKAQ, via the exons ATGAACGCAACGATCAGCTACACTACT GCCGGCTCTTTGGAATCCGCGTCCAGAGTCCGGGTCATTCCCAAAAAGGGCAGAGGCAAGGGTGAAATCGTCCCGCTCGACCGCAAAATA GCTCCCGGAGCTACCGAGCCTACCTACTCCTTCAACTACCAACGTGATACTTATGTTTACAACC GCTCCGACAATGCCTTCACCCCTATCCCGTACCCGTGCGACTCCTGTCCGCCgctctccatcttccagACTTCTCGCGGTATCCTCACTCACCCTGCCGCCAAGCCCAAGTCCACCGCTGCTGAAGCTGGTTTGCCCAATCTGGAGGCTTTGAAGGCGACCTACGGTCTCAACGAGTGCCATATCCCCATCCCTAAATTTACCGAACTTTTCGCTGAGCACGCCGTGGCGCCCTTCTTTGTCTTCCAGATGTTCTGCGTCGCTCTCTGGTGCTTGGACGAGTATTGGTACTACTCGTTGTTCACTGCGTTTATGTTGGTGGTCTTTGAGTGCACAGTCGTCTTCCAGGCAAGTGTTTGTAAGATTTCGCGAGCA CGTGTCAAAACGCTTCAAGAGTTCCGCACAATGAGCATTACCCCATACAATGTCCAGACTTTCCGTGATGGCAAATGGGTCTCTGTGATCAGCTCGGAGCTTGTCCCTGGAGATCTCGTCTCTATCC TTCGTACCAACCCCGACTCTGGTATTCCTTGTGACCTTCTCTTGCTTCGAGGAACATGTATCGTCAACGAGGCTATGCTTTCCGGCGAATCTACCCCCTTGCTCAAGGAAAGCATTGAACTTCGCGAAGGTACCGATAGGCTTGATATGAACGGGGCAGACAGGAACAACGTCTTGTTCTCCGGTACCAAGGCTTTACAGGTCGAGAAGGCTGGTGAAGGCTGTATAACCA CTCCCGATGGCGGTTGTCTTGCTGTCGTTCTCCGCACCGGTTTCGGCACCACCCAGGGTCAACTTGTTCGAACCATGATCTTCTCTACCGAGCGTGTCTCCGCCAATACCTTTGAAGCCTTTCTCTTCATCGGTTTCTTGCTCATCTTTGCCATTGCAGCTTCCGCCTACGTCTGGACCAAGGGACTCGAGAGGGGCATGGCCAAGGGCAAGTTGTTGCTTGACTGTgtcctcatcatcaccaGTGTCGTTCCTCCCGAATTACCCATGGAACTTTCCCTGGCCGTCAACGCGTCTCTCGTAGCTCTTCAAAAGTTTG CCATTTTCTGTACCGAGCCTTTCCGTATCCCATGGGCTGGACGAGTGGATGTCTGCTGTTTCGACAAGACGGGTACCATTACTGGTGAAGACCTCGTTGTCGAAGGTATCGCTGGTGTCAA CGCTGCCGACCCCAAGGCCCTTCGCCCTGTTACTGAAAGCAACAAGGAAACTACACTTGCCCTTGCTGCTGCCCACGCTCTCGTCTTGCTCGATGACGGTACTATCGTCGGTGATCCTATGGAGAAGACCACTTTGGCCGCTTTGGACTGGAAGTTGTCCAAGG GCGATCAAATCTCTCCCATCTCCAAGGAATCCCCGTACAAGGCCCAGATCCATATTCGGCGCCGATACCAATTTTCGTCTGCGCTCAAGCGAATGTCCACCATCTCTTCCGTCTCTGACACGCATGGCAGAAAATGGGTTGCCGCTGTGAAGGGTGCACCGGAGACTTTGAAGAGCATGTACGTACAGGTTCCCGAGTGGTACGAGGAGACGTACAGGTGGTACACTCGACGTGGAAGTAGGGTTTTGGCATTGGGTGTCAAGTACATGGACGTTCAGGCGGACAAG ATTAACCAGATTCACCGAGATGATGTGGAGTGCAAGCTCAATTTTGCTGGTTTCCTCGTCTTCCACTGTCCTCTCAAGCCTGATGCTGTCGAAATCCTCAAGATGCTCAACGACTCTTCTCATCGA TGTATCATGATTACTGGCGACAACCCCTTGACTGCAGTTCACGTTGCTAGAGATGTAGAGATTGTCGATCGTGAGGTTATGATTTTGGATTTGAAGGAAGGCACTAGTTCTAATG AGCTGGTTTGGCGAAACGTTGATGAGACTAATATTATTCCTGTCAACCCGTCTGAGCCCTTTGACCAGTCGTTGTTCAACAAGTATGATATTTGTATTACCGGTGCGGCACTCAAGCAGTATGACGCGCTTCCTTCCGTCACCGATCTCATCAAGCACACTTTTGTTTACGCACGCGTATCGCCTGCCCAGAAAGAATTCATCATCACTACGCTTCGATCGCTTGGCTACATTACGCTTATGGCTGGTGACGGTACGAACGACGTTGGTGCTCTCAAGGCTGCGCACATCGGTGTCGCCCTCCTTGACGGTTCTCCCGAGgatttgaagaagattgcCGAGCACCAGAAACTTGAGCGAATGAAAAAGGTGTATGAGCAGCAGGTCCGCATCTCTGCCCGATTCAACCAgcctcctccgcctccgCCTCCTGCTCTCCGAGAGGCGTACCCTGAGCTTGTGAAGACTCAGCAAGAAGTTGCCAAGGCGCACGAGGGGGCGAAGAAGACTAACCCGTTGGAGAAGTTTGATATGACTACGATTACGTCCAAGCTTTCCGAATTGGATGAAGACCAAGATGTGCCCCAGATTAAATTGGGTGATGCTTCTTGTGCTGCACCATTTACTTCAAAATTATCCAATGTCTCTGCca TTTCCAACATTATCCGTCAAGGACGATGCACTCTGGTCGCCACTATTCAAATGTACAAGATCCTCGCTCTCAACTGTCTTATCACTGCGTATTCCTTGTCTGTTCAGTACCTTGACGGCATCAAGTTTGGTGATTACCAGGTGACCATCACCGGTATGTTGATGAGTGTTTGTTTCTTGTGTATCTCCAGGGCCAAG CCTGTGGAGAAGCTGTCCAAGGAGAGACCTTTGGGTAACATTTTCAACTTTTACGTCTTGCTTTCCGTCTTGCTTCAATTTTCCATCCACATTGTGGCTTTGGTATACATCACTGGTCTTTCCAAGTCTCTTGAGGA CCGTGGGGAGATTGATCTTGAGAAGAAATTTGAACCCACTCTGCTCAACACTGCGATCTACCTCCTCGGTCTCTCTCAGCAAGTCTCGACATTTGTCCTCAACTTCCAGGGTCGGCCCTTCCGAGAGGGTATCCGGGAGAACCCGCCGCTGTATTATGGTTTACTCGGTGTTAGCGCTGTTGCGTACTGTGGTGCGACGGATTTTGTGCCCGAGTTGAACCGATGGTTGCAGCTGGTCGAGATGACCACTTCT TTCCGATTCAAGCTCACAATGTCCATGGTACTCGACTTTGTGCTTTGTTGGGCGATTGAGAGGATTTGCAAGGTACTGTTCGCGGACCTGGAGCCTGTTGAATTTGTGACGCGCGGAAGAGAGAGACGGGAGAAGCGTCGAGCGCAAGAGGCGAAGCAGTTGAAGGAGGACGAGAGGTTGAGGCTGCTTGCTGAAGGTGAAAAGAAGGCGCAATAA